CTGCGGCGGGTGGCGCAGTGGGAACCCACCGTCATCGATGCGACGGCGCGGCGGGTTCCCGTGGCGCTCACGTGAGCCGCTGCGGCCGCAGCCCGAGCTGGCTCATCTGCTGCGTGTCCCAGTACTCCAGCGCGTCCTGACCGGCGATGTAGCGGCGCGCGGTGTTCTTCACCGGGTTGCGGATGCTCGTGATTTCGGGCCCGGAGAAGAGGATGGTCTGCTTGTACCGGGGCATGTCGCTCATCGTGAGCTTGGACCAGTAGTGGCGCGCGATGTTGGGCAGGCTGCCGAGCTGGGCGCACAGCCGGTGGAAGTGCTCGATGACCTCCGAGGTGTGCAGGTTCTTGGGCTGGTGACAGAGCGTGTAGCCGTCGTAGTCGCGGCTGAGCGTCCCGGGCAGGAGCCGGCCATCGGCCTGGAGCTCCCGGAAGAAGGGCGTCTCCGGGTAGGGACACACGATGCCCAGGAAGGTGACGGAGAAGTACTGGAGGTCCGCGAGGTACTCGGGGAGCTTCTCCAGGTACTCGTTGGTGTCGCCGTCCGAGCCGACGATGAGGCCAAAGGACAGGAGGATGCCGGCGGAGAAGACGCGGCGGATGACGGCGTCGACCTCGCTCAGCTTGTTCTGCCCCTTGTTCATGGCCTTGATGGAGTCGGGGTTGAGGGATTCCAGGCCGGTGTAGACATAGCGGCAGCCGGCCTTGGCCATCAGCTTCACCAACGCCTCGTCCTTGAGGACGTTGAAGGTGAGCGCGCAGCCCCACGTCTTCTTCAGCGGGATGAGGGCCTCGCACAGTTCCCGCAGGTACTTCGGTGAGCCCCCGAGGTTGTTGTCCAGGAAGATGAACGCGTCATCCATCATCCCCATGAAGTTGGGGTTCCAGTGCATGCGCGTCTGGATTTCGTCGATGACGTGGGCGACGGGGCGGTAGCGGTAGCGCTCGTTGCCGGTGAGGACGCAGAAGTTGCAGGAGAAGGGGCAACCGCGCGACGCCTCGATGCCGGGCAGGCGCAGCTTGTTGTGCGTGAAGTCGATGAGGTCGTAGCGCGAGGGCCGGATGGCGGTGGGGCCCAGCGGCGGGCGCTGGTAGCGCGGCTGGAGCTGGCCCTTCTCGAAGTCCTCGATGAGGGCGGGGACGTTGGCCTCGGGCTCACCGGTGATGACGGCGTCGAAGTACTGCTGCGCGTCGTCGGGGAAGTAGCTGGCGTGGCGGCCCCCGGCCACCGTCTTCATGCCGCGCTGGCGGAAGAGGGTGGAGAGCACC
This genomic window from Myxococcus hansupus contains:
- a CDS encoding B12-binding domain-containing radical SAM protein, producing MRIAVIATYTHPTRLRIKEPSIMQSSVPELIAGLCPEHAEVEIFNEKERDIPMDRHWDLVFFSYLHSFYEHTKVLSTLFRQRGMKTVAGGRHASYFPDDAQQYFDAVITGEPEANVPALIEDFEKGQLQPRYQRPPLGPTAIRPSRYDLIDFTHNKLRLPGIEASRGCPFSCNFCVLTGNERYRYRPVAHVIDEIQTRMHWNPNFMGMMDDAFIFLDNNLGGSPKYLRELCEALIPLKKTWGCALTFNVLKDEALVKLMAKAGCRYVYTGLESLNPDSIKAMNKGQNKLSEVDAVIRRVFSAGILLSFGLIVGSDGDTNEYLEKLPEYLADLQYFSVTFLGIVCPYPETPFFRELQADGRLLPGTLSRDYDGYTLCHQPKNLHTSEVIEHFHRLCAQLGSLPNIARHYWSKLTMSDMPRYKQTILFSGPEITSIRNPVKNTARRYIAGQDALEYWDTQQMSQLGLRPQRLT